The region TCTTTATCACGTAATAAGCCACCATCACCACGACACCCTTCTGTGGTTAAAATGCCCACTGGTACAATCGCAGTAGGGTGAAATTGTACCGCTTCCATATTGCCTAGTGTTGCAACACCGGTATCCAGCGCTAACGCTTGGCCAATACCTTCACAAATAATCGCATTGGTAGACACTTCATAAATACGGCCATAACCGCCTGTTGCAATCGTGGTTGATTTACCAATGTAAGCTCGTAATTCACCCGTGACTAAACAGCGAGCAATAACGCCGTGGCAACGCTTACCATCATGAATAAGTGATAACGCTTCAATTCGTTCATGGACAGGAATGTCCATTTCAATGGCTTTGTTATCAACGGCATAAAGTAATGAGTGTCCGGTGCCGTCAGCGGTATAACAAGTACGCCATTTTTTAGTACCACCAAAGTCACGAGCATTAATCAACCCGTGCGCTTCTTCAGCTTCAGTAATTGTCACCTTTTCAGCATTCACGACAACTTCACGGTCACCTGCAGTAATACGAGACCAAGGCACGCCCCAATTTGCTAATTCTCGTACAGCCTTTGGTGCACAATGAGCAAACATACGCGCCACATCTTGATCGCAGCCCCAGTCAGACCCTTTTACAGTGTCTTGGAAATGAACGTCTTCATCATCACCCATACCTTTAACGGTATTACCTAAACTGGCTTGCATACCACCTTGCGCAGCAGCTGAATGTGAACGCTTTGCAGGTATTAACGACAACACGACAGTGTCTAAACCACGTTCTTTTGATGCGATTGCAACGCGCAAACCAGCAAGTCCGGCGCCGACAACTAATGAATCTGTATAAATAATTTTCACTGGCTTTCCTTTAATACGGTATTAGGCGTTTTATGACCTAAGCGATAAACCCAAATGGTTAACCACAGCGTTAAGTAAGTTTGAATAGCTAACAGCGTTAACTCGGTACAAAAGGCGTCACAGGTAACTCCAATGATTGGCCAATAAAGATGTAGGTTAATAAACTTGCGATACCAATAATCATTAAGTAAACCACCATGATTTTGGCAAGCTTTAATGCGGCCGTACGTTTGGTGGTCACGCCCCACTTAACCGCTAGGCGATACAAACCAAACATGGCATGCAACACGACGGCAGGTAATAGCAATACATACAACATCCATACATCTTGGTGATAAACACGCTCCGCAGATAAATGCGCACCAATTTCAGGATTAGTGATCATGTCAAACAAGTGAACTGGTGCGAGGAAGAACAATAAGAAGCCAGTAATTAACTGCCAGAACCAAATTTTAGTATCTTGGTGCGGCATGATGGTCATTTGGCTGCGTAATGCTCTCCATTGCTGAATTTGCGCAGGAAAACGACGCAAGGCAAATAACGCGTGGACTAATACCACTATCAGCATAAATGCTGAAATGAATTTGGTCACAACTGGGAAGCCATGACCTGTTTCACTAAAGATGCCCCCTTCTAAGAAGTGACCCACATGGTAGAACGCTTCTTTACTGATAAGAATGCTCGACTCAAAATGCAGATGCATAATGATGAATATGCCTAGCAGTAAGCCGGTAGCACTTTGTAGTTTGTCGGCTCTAGCTGCCCAAATAGGATTTAAGTAACCTTTTGAAGACACATCATGAATTTTTGTTTTAGCTGTTTTTAATGAAGCGGTCATAGTTATCATGCCTATAAATGACACATTTTCTGGTTAATTCAGCTTATCAGCTCTATTTTTATTCAAGCGGCGCAGTCAATTATTCCGTGATCGAGTTCACTTACCATTGATCATCTTTTAGAAGTTGATCACATTCACAGATTGTTCAAATTTAAGAACTCAAAATTTACCTTTTGTTTCATTAATTTATAACAAGATTCAAACAAGAACCTCACTGTCAATAATTTAATCATTCGAATTAACAGCTTAATCATTAATCAATTGCAATTTTCTCCTTAAATTTACTGATTTATGCCACTTAGAATAAATTACCATCAAAATACTGCTGTTTTGATACTGATACAGGTACAATAGCCGCCTTAAAATTTTTACTCATAGGACATATCCATGCCTTGGATACAATTGCGCATCAGTACTCACAGCGACCATGCAGACGCTCTCGGCGATATTTTGATGGAGCAAGGTTCCGTATCTATTACCTATGAAGATGGTAAAGACACCCCTATTTTTGAACCAAAGCTAGGTGAAACCCCGCTTTGGCAAGACACCGTAATTATGGCGCTTTTTGATGCGGGATTTGATTTAACCCCAACCGTAACTTTGCTTGAAACGCTACCTTATCTAGGTAAAGGTTTTGCCCATAAAATCGAACAGATTGAAGATAAAGATTGGGTTCGTGAGTGGATGGATAGCTTTCACCCAATCAAGTTCGGCAAACGTTTGTGGATTTGCCCAAGCTGGCGTGAAATCCCAGAGCCTGATGCGGTCAATGTCATCCTTGACCCAGGTCTAGCTTTTGGTACGGGTACACATGCAACAACGGCGTTATGTCTTGAATGGTTAGACAGCCTTGATTTGTCACAACAAGAAGTCATCGATTTTGGTTGTGGCTCAGGTATTTTGGCTATTGCAGCACTTAAACTCGGCGCAAAGAAAGTCACCGGTGTTGATATTGATTATCAAGCCATTGACGCATCAACTGCGAATGCTGAGCGTAACGACGTTGTC is a window of Shewanella donghaensis DNA encoding:
- a CDS encoding fumarate reductase cytochrome b subunit, with the translated sequence MTASLKTAKTKIHDVSSKGYLNPIWAARADKLQSATGLLLGIFIIMHLHFESSILISKEAFYHVGHFLEGGIFSETGHGFPVVTKFISAFMLIVVLVHALFALRRFPAQIQQWRALRSQMTIMPHQDTKIWFWQLITGFLLFFLAPVHLFDMITNPEIGAHLSAERVYHQDVWMLYVLLLPAVVLHAMFGLYRLAVKWGVTTKRTAALKLAKIMVVYLMIIGIASLLTYIFIGQSLELPVTPFVPS
- the prmA gene encoding 50S ribosomal protein L11 methyltransferase, translated to MPWIQLRISTHSDHADALGDILMEQGSVSITYEDGKDTPIFEPKLGETPLWQDTVIMALFDAGFDLTPTVTLLETLPYLGKGFAHKIEQIEDKDWVREWMDSFHPIKFGKRLWICPSWREIPEPDAVNVILDPGLAFGTGTHATTALCLEWLDSLDLSQQEVIDFGCGSGILAIAALKLGAKKVTGVDIDYQAIDASTANAERNDVVDQLELYLPENQPENLQADVLVANILAGPLRELAPLIAEKVKTGGKLALSGLLQEQAEEISQFYSQWFIMDEAAHKDDWSRLTGTRK